From the Vicinamibacterales bacterium genome, the window GCGCGCCTCTACAAAGACGCGCTGCGCCGCATCGGCGAGCTGCCTGGCGTCGAGCGGGTCGCCGTCGGAACGATCGTGCCGTGGCGCGACGCCGGCGCGTTCGGTCCCGGGTTCCAGTTCTCGGTGCAGGGCTATGCCAAGGAGAATGGCGAGGAGGATCCACGCGCGCGGTTCCGCACCGTGTCGCCGGGATTCTTCGCGTCGCTCGGCGTGCCGATCATCGCCGGCCGTGATTTCTCCGACGCCGATCGCGCCGACAGCGAGCACGTCGTCATCGTCAGCCAGAGCGTGGCGCAGCGGATGTTCCCGAATCAGGACGCGCTGAACCGCTATTTCGTGTGGACGGATCCGGTGATGAAATTCATCCCGATCAGCACCGAGCCCCGGCGCATCATCGGCATCGCCGGCGACATCGACGACGAGAACGTCGTGCCGGGGCCGGCGATGAGCGTCTACCATCCCTTCGAGCAGGAGATCGGCGGCGGCCGCCTCTTCGTGCACGCGCGCACGGACCCCTACGCGCTGGTGCCGCCGATCACGCGCATCATCCGCGACCTGTCCGCCGATCAGCCGGTGGAGCGCGCCGCGACGCTCGACGACGTCCGCGCTGAAGTGCTGGCGCCGGACCGGCTGAACGCGCTGGTGTTCGGCGGGTTCGCCGGCGTGGCGCTGGTGATCGCGATCGTCGGCGTGGCGGGGGTGCTGGCGTTCTCGGTGTCGGCGCGGACGCGCGAGTTTGGCGTCCGCCTGGCGATCGGGTCGACGCCGCGCGAGTTGCTCGGCCGTGTGCTCGGCGAAGGCGCAGTGATCGCGGCCATCGGCATCGCCGCCGGCGCCGCCGGCGGCTATCTGCTGGCGATGGTCGTCCGCGCGTCGGTGCAGGAGATGCATTTGCCCGGCGCCGCGGCCATCGGCGGCGCCGCAGGCCTGCTGGTCGCGGCAGCCGTCCTCGCCTCGCTGATGCCCGCCGCCCGCGCGTCGCGTATCGACGTCGTCCAGGCTCTGCGCGCCGATTGAGGTGACCCCCAGCGTCTTTACCGTCGGACACTCGACGCGGTCCATTGATGCGTTCGCCGCCATCCTGCGGCAGGCCGGCGTGACCCGCATCGCCGACGTGCGTGCGTTTCCGGCGTCGAAGCGGCATCCGCAGTTCAACAGCAGCGCGCTGGCCGCCGCGCTCGAAGACGCCGGGATCGACTACCACCAGCTGCCGGCGCTCGGTGGGCGGCGCACCGCGAAGAAGAGCGGCGCGTCGCGCAACGGGCTGTGGAAGGTCGAGGCGTTCCGCAACTACGCCGACTACGCGGAGACGCCGGCGTTCGCCGAGGCGCTCGACGCGCTCGAAGCGTTGGCGCGCGAGCGGCCGACGGCGTTCATGTGCGCGGAAGCCGTCTGGTGGCAGTGCCACCGGCGGTTGATCGCGGACTACATGCTGGCGCGCGGCTGGATGGTGATCCATCTGCTCGCGCCGGGCAAGCGGCAGGACGCCATCCTGACTCCCGGCGCGGTTGTCGAGCGCGACGGTACGATCGCGTACCCGCCGTCGCAGCCAGGGCTGCTTCCCTGAGGCGTGCGATCGCCGTCGATCTGTCGTCGTATTCCAACGAGCTGGCGATGATCCACACCGTGCTCCGGCGGTTGAACGAGGCCGGGGAAATCGGGATCATCCCGAAGAGCGCCGAGCGTGGGCGCGTCTATCCGTGGTTCTCGGTGGTCAGCTTTCGAAGTTTCTCGATCGCCGGCCGCAGCGATCGACGGCGCCGCCGCATGTCGGCCCACACATCGCCGATGCGCTCGACCCGGGCGGGCACGTTGCCCAGGGTGAATGATTGCGGGCCGACTTCGCCGGAGATCGCCTCCTCCCACGTGCAGGGGGCCGAGACCGGCGCGCCGTTCTTCGGCCGCACCGCGTAGGCGGCGGCGAAGGTGGCGCTGTAGTCGTTGCGCCCCGTGTCGACGAGGATCCGTCCGGCGCGATCGTCCTTGTAGAACTCGAGCGTCAGCTCCCTGGGATGCCGCGACACCAGCAGTCGGCCGACCGCGTGGGCGAAGCCCGCCGCTTTGCCCTTGTCGGTCTTGGCGTCGAGCGGCACGCAGATGTGGAAGCCTTTCGAGCCGGTCGTCTTGATCCAGCTGGGGAGCCCGAGCTCCTCGAGCAGATCGCGGAGGCCGACGGCGGCGGCGCGCAGCAGGTCCGGCTTGCGGTCGTCCGGCGGATCGAGATCGAAGACGAGGATGTCGGCGTGATCGAGATCCGGCACCCGCGACGTCCAGACGTGCGGGGTGATCGTATTCTGGTTGACCACCCACATGAGCGAGCGCACGTCGGTGACGAGCGCGTGGTGGACGACGCCGCCTTTCTTCGGGACCTCGACGCGTTCGAGCCAGGCGGGAAAGCCCTTCGAGACGTCCTTCTGCCAGAAGCCCTTCTTGTCGATGCCGGCCGGGTAGCGTTCCAGCGTCACCGGCCTGTTCCTGATGTGCGGCAGGAGCACCGGCGCGATCGCCTCGTAATAGGCCGCGACCTCTCCCTTGGTGATGCCGTCCTCGGGGAAGAGCACTTTCTCGGGATGCGTGATCACGTGAGCACCTCGAGCAGCCGCGAGTGGCGCAGCTTGCGATGCACGGTCCATTCGATGAACGCTACCTTGACGCGGATCTCGGGCCGCACCCAGTGGGTGCGAAGCCGCGGCAGTCCCTTCGCTTTGGTGAACGGCGTCTTGGGAATCTCGAGCGCCTCGAAACGCCGGCGCAGATCGAGCAGCAGCGTCGTGTCGAAGCCGGTGCCGACTTTGCCGGCGAAGACGAAGTCGTCGGATTCGAACAGTCCGACCAGTAGCGCTCCGAGGCCGACCCGCGCCCCCTGGGGATCGGTGAACCCGCCGACCACCAGCTCGGCAGTCGCCTCGCACTTCATCTTCAGCCACTGCTTCGAGCGGCGGTGTTCGTAGACCGAATCGCGGCGCTTGGCGATGACCCCTTCCCAGCCTTCGGCGCAGGCGCGTTCCCAGGGCGCCGGGCCGTCGAGTGAGGCGACGCGGTGGAGCGGCGGTGTCAGCGGCAGCGCGGCGAGGAGCGCCCGGCGCTCGACGAGCGGCAGCGACGTGACGAGCCGGCCGCCGTGCCAGAGGACGTCGAACACGTGGTAACCGCTCTCGCGATCCCAGGTGATCTCGCCGTCGAGGATCAGATCGTCAACCGGCAGGGCGGCGATATTGGCGGCGAGCGCCGGGATGTTCTGCGGCAGACGGTTGCGCGAATAGAGCCGTACGTCCTCCCCGTGCTTGAAAGCGAGCAGCCGGATGCCGTCGTACTTGCGCTCGAACAGCCACTCCGGCCCGGCGAAGCGCTGCTCGGTGAGCGTCGCCGCCATCGGCGCCAGCCACTCGGGAAAGGGGCTCATCGCGCGGAGTAGCTTACGCGAAGGTGTGGCGCCGCATTCGCCACGCCGGCGCGCGTCACGTTGCGGCAGCCCTCGATCGACAGTTCGTGCAGCGTCGGATGCCGCACCAGGGCCTGGACGCCGGCGTTGGTCAGCTTTTGGCAGTGATGGAGATGGATCCGCTCCAGCGTGAGCATGCGCGACAGGAGCAGCAGGCTTCGATCGGTGATCTGCGTCGACCCTGCGTAGTAGATCTTCAGCCGCAGATTCGCGACGTGTTCCGTCGCGGCGTCGCCGGTGTCGCGACAATACATGCACCACAGCTGCGCGAGGTGCTCGCAGCGGCCGACGTGACGAAAACCCTCGTCGCCGACATCCATCGGCATCAGCGCGCGCAGTGACGGAAAGCGCGGCAGCATCGTGAGCGCGTCGTCATCGACGTTCTTGCAGCTGACGGCGAGACCTGTGAGCGATGGCATCGACGCCATCGCGGTGAAGCCGCGCCCGGTCAGCCCCGGGCATTGCCGTCCCCACAGATACTCCAGGCTCTTCGACGCGCTCAGGCCGGCGAACCCGTCGTCGCCGGCGACCGGCTGCTGCGCCAGCAGCATGCGTAACGCCGGCAGCTGGCCGATCTGCCGCATCGCTTCGTCGTCACACAAATCGCCGTCGATGGCGAGGAACCCGAGATTGGTCAGCGACGCCAGCCGGCCAAGATCGCGGCTCGTCGTCTCAGAAGACGTCCAGTGCACGTTCAAGGCGAAGAGCCCGTCGAGGCCCGCGAGCGACTGGAGCCCGGCGGCGGTGAACGGGCCTTTCACGGCGACGTAGGTCGGGCCGGCATCGAACTCGAGCAGCGAGTACCGCCGTTCGCCGCCGCTCCAATGCTGCAGGCGGGGAATGTCGCGCAGCCGCGCCAGTCCTGCGTCGGTCACGCCATCGCCGCAGAAGACGCGCCACACGCCCGGCTTGCCGGCAAGTGCCTCGATCAGGCCGTCGCCAAGCGGAGTGCCGCCGAAATTCCCATCCTCCAGAGCGTGACAGTCGGCGAGGGTCTGCCTGGCGCCGGCGTCGGTGATCCGCCGCGACCACCAGGCGCCGACCGACCGCAGGCGGGGCAATCCCCGCAGCGCCGCGAAGCCCGTGTCGGTCATCGCGCTGTGCCAGCCGCCGAGCTCGATCCTTTCGAGATCGCGAAACGCCGCGAGGTGCTTCAGCCCCACGTCGGTGACGCGGTCGGACCCGTGCAGCTTGAGTATGCGGACGTGCGGCGCAGCGGCCGCGAGGACTGCCATCGCCTCGTCGTCCAGCATGTTCTGCGCTTCGAGCTCGACGATCCCGCGGTCGCGCATGATGCCGATGATCGTGTCCCAGTCGCGCCGCGACATCGGCTGCTGAATCGACAGGGAGCGCCCCTCGGCGTCGATGCGGTGAAAGGGAGCTGTCGTGCTGAGTCCGGGCGCGTCGGCGCGGCCGCCGGCGTTGGCGCCGGTGCTGGCCATGATGAGCGCGTCCCAGTCCTCGAATCCGTACAGGCGGGCGACGAGCAGTCGCGCGTCGCGCGCCTCGAAGCGCGCCAGGCGCTCGGCGGCGGCGGGCAGATCGACGAGCTGTGCGCCGATGAAGTCGCGAATGCGATCGACCGAGAGCATGCTGTGAAAGAGATCGTTGAGCCGCGCGACGGCCTCCTCGTCGCGGCGGTGGAACGCCGCGACCATGTCGCGCGCAATCCGCTCGTGCTGTGCGACCTCGGGTCGCCTGACCGCCTCGACATGCCGTGCCAGCTTTGGCCAGCTCTCGAAGCCGTAGTCGCGCGCCAGCGCGAGCTGCGCGTCGGCGAGCCTGGCCTCAGGCATCGCGTCGAGCCGTTCCTTGGCCTGTTTGCGGAGCTGCTGCAGCGACGGACGCGGCGGGAGGTCGAGCGGCGTGTCGGACATGGGATCTCCTTTCGAGAGCGCCCGCGTCCGCACGTCAGGCTGAAAGAAGATCGAGATCAGTGGTGCGGCGAACGGCTCAGGTGGGCTCGGCCCTTTCCGCGGACAGGCTGCGTCCTGAAACGCTGGTCGAATCTATCGTTTCTCGATCCACTTCGCAACCACGGTCGTCGGCGTCTGTCTGCGCGTCACGGTTGTCATGTTTCTCAGGGCCGGTCTGGACGGCGCCGTCGTTCCTAGAGAACCTGCCGCGAATCCTAAAAACTTCCTAAAATGTCCCCGGCATGCAGATGGGACCATCACTGGAGGGACGCGCCGCGCTCGTCACCGGCGGGGCGACGGGCATCGGACGGACGATTGGGCAATGCCTGGCGCGTGAGGGGTGCCGTGTCGCGGTCAACTACATCGGCGGCCGCGAACAGGCCGACGAGGCCGTGCGCGAGCTGCGCGAGCTCGGGGTCGCCGCGATGGCGCTCGAAGCCGATGTGCGCAGCGCGATCGAGGTCCGGGCGATGTTCGCCGCCGCGGTCGACGCGTTCGGTCGGCTCGACGTGCTCGTCAACAACGCCGCGGTGCAGACCGACGGGGCGTTCCTCGACGTGACGGAATCCGACTGGGACCGCGTGATCGACACGAACCTGAAAGGCACCTTTCTCTGCACGCAGGCCGCCGCGCGTCACATGACCAAGTCCGGCGGGTCGATCGTCAACATCGGGTCGGGATGCAACTACGTCCCCTTTCCGACGCTCGTCGCCTACACGGCGAGTAAAGGCGGCGTCGAGATGCTGACGAAGGTCGCGGCGCTGTCACTCGCGCCGCAGCAGATTCGCGTCAACTGCGTTGCCCCCGGTGCGATCCTCGTCGAGCGCACCAGCCGCGAGCTATCGGACTACGCCGGGCAGTTCGCGCGGATTACGCCGATGGGCCGGGTCGGCCTGCCGGAAGATGTCGCCGCAGCGGTGGTGTTCCTGGCCACCGATGCCGCCCGCTTCATCACCGGGCAGACGATCAGCGTCGACGGTGGCCTGTTCATGCAGCCGCCGCGGCTCACGTGAGCCCCTCTTGGTCCAGGAAGCGCTTCGTCCAGTGCAGGCTCGTCTCCACGTCCTCGCGCTCGCGCGCGACGGGGTCCTCCGCCCCCTCAACCACGTACGGCCTGCCGCCGTCGGCCAGCGCTTCGAATCGATCGAATTCCCACGCCGGCATGGCGCGATAGGCGTCCCAGAAGCCGGCCTCGCGATGGCGGTGCACGGTCGGCGCCGGGATGACGATGATCTCGAGCGAGAGCGCGCGGCCAGGGCAGCGTTCGACGAACGCGCGAATCCAGCCCGCGATGTCGATGTTGCCTTCGCCCATCCGCGTCCAGGCGACAGCGGTCCCGTCGCGCACGCGCCATACGCGGCTGTCGCGCACGTGGCTGGTGAGCACGTAGGGCGCCAGCGTTTCGAGCGTCAGGTGCGGATCCTCGATCGCCCAGAGCGGGTTGCCGGCGTCGACGCAGACGCCGACGAAGTCGGGACCCGCCTGCTCGACGAGCGCCTTCAGCTCGCGGGCCTGCAGATCACCGGCGTGGTTCTCGATCGCCAGCTTCAGGCCGGCGTCGACCACTCTCGAGCGCACCGATCGCAGCACGCCGATTGCGTCGTCGATCCGCTTCTCGATGCCGCCGGGCAGCCGGCGATCCTCCATCCGCCCGACCACGCAGCGCACGAACGGCGAGCCGAGCATTTGTGCGGCGGGCAGCATCGCGGCGATCTGTTCCGCGGCGGCCCCCTTCGACGCGTCGAAGATGCCGGCGCTCGGGCAGATCGACAGCATGCCCAGCTCGAGCTCGATGCCGAGCGCGTCGGCGTGCGCCCGGACGCGCCGTATATGATCGGGCGCGAGGCCGCCGAGCAGCCTGATCTCGCTGTAGTGCGCGACGCCGGCGCCGAAACGGGCGGCGAAGTCGAGCTGCTCGAAGGGACTCCATCCCTGCGAACGCAGGCTGAACATGTCGAGGCCCAGGCGCATCGCCACATTCTATGAACAAACGGGCGCTTTTCACCGTCAGCGCGGTCTCGCTCGTCACCACCTCGATGTCGTTCGCCCTGCGCGGCGACGTCGCCAACGCGATGAGCGGCGCCTTTCACATCACCAACGAACAGCTCGGGTTCGTCTTCAGCCCGGCGTTCTGGGCGTTCGCGGTCGGCGCCGTGGCCAGCGGCGCGGTGATCGACGTGCTCGGCATGAAGCGCCTGCACGTGCTGTCGGGCGCCGGCTACATCGTCGCGGTGCTGCTGGTGCTCGTCGCGCCGCGTCCGACCGGGCCGGTGGCGTCGATCTTCGACAACGCCGGCACGATTCTGCTCTACGTCGCGTTCCTCGTCATGGGACTCTCGCAGGGGCTCGTCGAAGGCGTCATCAACCCGCTCACGGTGACGGTCTACCCCGAAGAGAAAACGCGGCGCCTGATCATGCTGCATGCCTGGTGGCCGGGCGGCCAGATCATCGGCGGGCTGGCGGCCGTCGTCATGACGAAGCTGCTGCACGCGAGCTGGCAGCTCGAGCTCTCGTTGATCATGGTGCCGGCGGCGCTCTATCTGGTGATGGCGCTGACCCAGCGCTACCCGGCGACCGAGCGCGTGCAGTCGAAGGTCACGACGGGTGAGATGTGGCGCGAAGCGCTGCGGCCGCTGTTCCTGCTGTTCTGCATCTGCAACGGCCTCGGCTCGGCGGCCGAGCTCGGCCCCGATCAGTGGTTCCCGAAAGTGATGGGCGATCTCATCCCGCAGCTGCAGGGGGTGTTGTTTCTCGTCTACACCGCAGGCCTGATGTTCCTGCTGCGCACGTTCGGCGGCGACTGGTCGCAGCGCAACCCCATCGTCACGACCATCTTCTGCGCGGTCGGCACCTGCATCGGCCTCTATTGGCTGGGGAGCCTGCACCCGGGGGACGGGGCGATCGTCGCTTTCACCGCCGCCACCGTGTTCGGCGTCGGCAAGACCTTCTTCGTGCCGACGATGCTGGGGCTCGCCTCGGAGCAGCTGCCGAAGGGCGGCGCGCTGCTGATGTCAGTCATGGGCGGCTTCGGCATGCTCGCCACCGCCGTCGCGCTGCCGCTGATGGGGGCGCGCATCGACAAGCTCGGTGCCGGCGCGGCGCTGCAGATGATGGCGCTGGCGCCGGCGATGCTCGGCGTCATCTTCGTGGGGCTGTGGATTCACTACCGCTCGCGCGGCGGCTACAAGGCCGTGCGCATCTAGTCTCATCCAAGGGGCTTCGCCCCTCGGACTCCCGCACACGCTTCCTCGCGCGCCGCTGCGCCGGCGCGCGCCGGTCGCGTGGCTCACTTGCTGCGCTCGCTCGCCGGCGATTGCAACCGACATTTATGAGATAGCCTCTGACCTTCACGGCAAGCCCGCACCATGGCCCAGCCGCCGACCGAAGAACGGGCGCGATAACATGAGGTCGCACATGCTTCGTATTGGCCTCAATCCCTATGGACTGGCCTACGCCGTCGGTCTGCAGGGCGCCGGCACGCCGCGGGCCAACCCGTCGCCGGTCGGGCTCGAGGGCTTCCTCGCTCTGGCGCGCGAGACGCAGGCCGCGTGTGTCGAAGTGCACGCGCCGTGGCTCGACGGCGCGCCGGCGGCACGCGCGCGCGTCCGGGACGCCTGCACCGCGCTCGGCGCAACGGCGGTATTGAGCACCGGCTTGACGCACGAGCCGGGTGAAACGCTCGAAACGGCGATCGCGCACGCCCGCGCGGTCGGCAGCAGCCTGATCCGATTGGGGCTGACGCCGGTGCTCGAGGGATCGCGCGACCGATGGGGATCGCGGTGGCACGTGCTCGTGGCGCACGCGCGCGAAACGCTCGGGCGCGAGGCGCCGCGCGCCGCCGACGCCGGTGTCACGATCGCGATCGAGGACCACCAGGACTTCGGCAGCGAAGAACTCGTCGAGATGGCGGAGTCGGCCGGACCGAACGTCGGCATCGTCTTCGACACCGGGAACCCGTTCGCGGTCGGCGAGGATCCGGTTGCGTTCGCGCGCCGTGCCGCCCACCGCATCCGCCACGTTCACCTCAAAGACTACGTCGCCCAGTTCACCGATGAAGGCTATCGCCTGATCCGCTGTGCTATTGGCGAGGGCGCCGTCCCCTTCGCCGAGCTGCGCGGGGTGTTGCAAGCCGCGCAGCCTGTGCTGACGGCGTCGATCGAGCCGGGGGCGCTCGAGGCGCGGCACATCCGGCTGTTCACGCCGGACTGGTGGAACGGCTATCCGCGGCGCGCCGCGGCGGAGCTGGCGGCGGCGATCGGCCGTCTGCGCCAGGGCCGCCTCCCGGAAGGTGATCCGTCTACGACGCCTTGGGAGCGCCACGCCTCGCCGGAAGAGATCGTGGCCTATGAACTGAATCAGGTCCGCCGGAGTGTGCAGCGCATGACGGCATTTGCGTGGGAGCAACCGTGACGACGACCGATCCGGAATTCTCGTTGGCGGGTCAGGTGGCGCTGGTCACCGGATCGGGACGCGGCCTCGGGCACGCCATCGCGCGGCGGCTCGCGGAACTTGGTGCCAGCGTCGCCGTCCACGATCGTGACGAGCAGGCGCCGGCAGAGTTCGGAGAGTTCACCGACCTCGCCGCGTCCTACGCCGACGTCGCGGCGATTGGAGGCCCGACCTGCCTCGTCACCGGCGACATCGCGGACGAGCAGCGCACCGCCGCGATGGCGCGGGAAATCGAGCGGGCGCTCGGTCCGATCTCGATCCTGGTCAACACCGCCGGCGGCGACATCGCCGCGGCGGGCGGCAAGCCGAAGCCGAACAACGCGCTCGAGATCAAGATGGAAGACGTGCGCGCGCTGATCGATCGCAACCTGGTCGGCACGATGCTCATGTGCCGTGCGGTCGTCCCCGGCATGCTGGCCCGCCGCGCCGGTTCGGTCGTCAACATCGCGTCGGCGGCGGCGCACATCGGGCTGTCGCCGGAAGTCGTCTACTCGACGATCAAGGCGGCGATCGTCCACTACACGCGCTGTCTGGCCGTCGAGACGAGGGAGCACAACGTCCGCATCAACTGCGTTAGTCCGGGCGCGACGGCGACGGCGCGCTTCAAGCGCACGCGCGTGCTCGATCCGGCGCAGCTCGTCGAGGACGGGACGCTGGCGCGCTACGGCACGCCGCGCGACCAGGCCAACGCGGTGGCGTTTCTCTGCACGCCCGCGGCGAAGTTCATCCACGGCCAGGTGTTGAGGGTGGACGGCGGCTTCACCGTCTTCGCGTAGCGTGCCGCGAGACCGATCATGGCCGCGGCCGCTTCGCACTGGAACTATCCTGCGACCTCCTGCTGACGGAGGCGTGACGGGGCAGGCTGGCGATTGGGTTCCGGCGGCGTGACGCCCCCGAAGCATTGGCGGCGGTGGTACACCGCGTACGGTAGGATCCCCCGAAAGCGGAGATCATGAAGTCCCTCGCACTGATCCTCGTGCCGCTGACCGCCGTCCTGTCCGCCTGCGGAAGCTCGGGCGTCACGCAGGGGCCGCCCGTCGTACGGCCGGGCGCGCCAGGACAGGCGACCAGCGTCGTGTCGGCGGACGCCGCGAAGCAGGTGCCGCAGGCGACCACGGCGGACATCACCTTCATGCAGGGGATGATTCACCATCACGCGCAGGCGCTCGACATGACCGAGTTGATCGACGCCCGCTCGAACGACCCCGACATGAAGAAGCTCGGGCTCCGCATCCACGTCTCGCAGACCGACGAGATCAAGATGATGCAGCGCTGGCTGCAGGCCCGCGGCCAGGACGCTCCGGATCCGCGCGCCCATCGCGGCATGGCCGGCATGGAAGGCATGGATCACGCCGTCATGATGCCCGGGATGCTGACGCCGGAAGAGATGGCGCGGCTGTCCGCGGCGAAGGGACCCGAATTCGATCGGCTGTTCCTCGAGGGCATGATCAAGCACCACGAGGGGGCGCTGACCATGGTGAAGGACCTGTTCGCCACACCAGGTGCCGGGCAGCAGTCGGACATCTTTGCCTTCGCGTCAGACGTCGAGTCGGATCAGAAGATGGAAATCGACCGCATGAGCGACATGCTGAAGGAGCGGATGAAATGAGACTGATGGGAGCGGCGCTCGCCGCAAGCCTGGCCTTTGGAGCACAGCAGGCGCAGCAGGCACCGGCCCCGACGCAGCCGCCGCAGCAGCCGGAGGTCGTGCAGACGGCGCCGCGGCAGTCGAACGACCCGCGGGTCGGTCTGAAGGCCGGCTTGACCGACGCCGGCGTCGCGGCGAAGAACATCGAGCTCGTGTCGTCGATGGGCAAACCGCCGGCGTTTCAGCCCAACGACGGGGGCGCCGCTCCTGCGGGCGCGTCAACCGTCCCGCCGGCCGGAGGCGCACCGGCCGCCAACGGCGCCGCCGCGGCTCGCGGCGCCAGCATCGCCAGCTCGCTCGACTTTGCCAACTCCGATCTGGCTTTCCGCCGCGCCGATCTCTTCCTCGGCAATTTCAACGGCTTCAACATCTACGACATCGAGACGCCCAAGAAGCCGCGCGTGCTCGCCTCGATCGTCTGCCCGGGCGGCCAGGGCGACATGTCGGTCTACGGCAACCTGCTGTTCATGTCGGTCGAGCAGACGCGCGGGCGCGTCGACTGCGGCACCCAGGGGGTGAGCGACGCGGTCAGCGCCGAGCGCTTCCGCGGCGTGCGCATCTTCGACATCACCGACATCGACAAGCCGAAGCAGGTCGCGGCGGTGCAGACGTGCCGCGGCTCGCACACCCACACGCTCGTCGTCGATCCGAAGGACAAGGCCAACATCTACGTCTATGGCTCCGGCACCAGCTCGGTGCGCGCGGCCGACGAGCTCGCCGGCTGCTCCGGCGAGGCGCCAGACAAGGACGCGAACACCGCGCTCTTCAGCATCGACGTCATCCAGGTGCCCCTGGCCTCGCCCGACAAGGCGAAGGTGGTCAACCGTCCGCGCATCTTCGCCGACGAGAAGACGGGCGCGATCTCGGGCCTGCACGAGCGCGGCAACTTCGGCCCCGGCACGCAGACGTCGAGTCAGACCAACCAGTGCCACGACATCACGGTGATGGCCGCGGCCGGCCTCGCCGCCGGCGCCTGCTCGGGCAACGGCATCCTGCTCGACATCTCGGATCCCGTACACCCGGTGCGTCTCGACGCGGTGACCGACAAGAATTTCGCCTACTGGCACTCGGCGACGTTCAACAACGACGGCACCAAGGTCGTGTTCACCGACGAATGGGGCGGCGGCACCGCGCCGCGCTGCCGCGCCACCGATCTGCTCACCTGGGGCGCCGACGCCATCTTCGACATCGTCGACAAGAAGCTGGTGTTCAAGGGTTACTACAAGATGCCGGCGCCGCAGACCGACCAGGAGAACTGCGTCGCGCACAACGGCTCGATCATCCCGGTGCCGGGGCGCGACATCATGACGCAGGCGTGGTACCAGGGCGGGCTGTCGGTCTTCGATTTCACCGACTCGGCGCATCCGGTGGAGATCGCCTATTTCGATCGCGGGCCTATCGATGCGCAGAAGCTGGTGATCGGCGGCTTCTGGTCGACCTACTGGTACAACGGTCGGATCTACGCGTCTGAAATCGTGCGCGGCCTTGACGTGTTCCGTCTGCTGCCGAGCGAGTCCCTGAGCCAGAACGAGATCGACGCCGCGTCGAGCGTGCGGCTGGACGACTTCAACGCCCAGGCGCAGCCGAAGGTGACGTTCCCGCCGACCGTGACCGTGGCGCGCGCCTACCTCGATCAGCTGACCCGCAGCAATGGCATCAGCGCGGCGCGCGCCGCGGCGGTGAAGAAGGCGCTCGGCGCCGCCGACAAGGACAATCCCGGCAAGCCGGCGCTCGAGCAGCTCGAGAGCGTGGCGAAGCAGGTCGACGCCGACGCGGCATCGGCGTCGGGCCTCGACGCCGCGCATCTGAAGGCGCTGGCGTCGGCGATGAGGGGTCGCGCCGAACGCTAGGCTGACGCGACGGCGATCGCACACGGCGCGCCTCGGCCGTTGTTCAGAAGCGTACTCACCGACCGGATCCGGCAGCGGCCTTCAACAACACGTGAATCCAGACTGGACAGCCCGACCCGGTGATCGCGCGCGCCCGTCTGTGCCCATCGCGGAGGGCGGGCGCGCCGCCGGGACGTATGATGCGTCGCATGGATTCGCTCACGCGGCGCGATCTGGTGAAGCTGGCGGGCGCGGTGGCGACGGCGTCCATGTCCACGTCGCATGACCGGATCATGGCGTCCGGATCACCGCCGGACGCGAGCGCGGCGCGCCGCGACGAGCTCTACCGGCTGCTCGGCGACCTGCCGGATCGCCGTCGCGCCGTCGCGGGCCGCCAGACCGCGGTGACCGAGCGTGACGGGTATGTGCTCGAGCGCTGGGAGCTCGATCTGAACGGCATCGAAACGGTCCCCGCGTATCTGGCGCGGCCTCGCGGCGCCAGCGGGCGTCT encodes:
- a CDS encoding MFS transporter, which encodes MNKRALFTVSAVSLVTTSMSFALRGDVANAMSGAFHITNEQLGFVFSPAFWAFAVGAVASGAVIDVLGMKRLHVLSGAGYIVAVLLVLVAPRPTGPVASIFDNAGTILLYVAFLVMGLSQGLVEGVINPLTVTVYPEEKTRRLIMLHAWWPGGQIIGGLAAVVMTKLLHASWQLELSLIMVPAALYLVMALTQRYPATERVQSKVTTGEMWREALRPLFLLFCICNGLGSAAELGPDQWFPKVMGDLIPQLQGVLFLVYTAGLMFLLRTFGGDWSQRNPIVTTIFCAVGTCIGLYWLGSLHPGDGAIVAFTAATVFGVGKTFFVPTMLGLASEQLPKGGALLMSVMGGFGMLATAVALPLMGARIDKLGAGAALQMMALAPAMLGVIFVGLWIHYRSRGGYKAVRI
- a CDS encoding TIM barrel protein, with translation MRLGLDMFSLRSQGWSPFEQLDFAARFGAGVAHYSEIRLLGGLAPDHIRRVRAHADALGIELELGMLSICPSAGIFDASKGAAAEQIAAMLPAAQMLGSPFVRCVVGRMEDRRLPGGIEKRIDDAIGVLRSVRSRVVDAGLKLAIENHAGDLQARELKALVEQAGPDFVGVCVDAGNPLWAIEDPHLTLETLAPYVLTSHVRDSRVWRVRDGTAVAWTRMGEGNIDIAGWIRAFVERCPGRALSLEIIVIPAPTVHRHREAGFWDAYRAMPAWEFDRFEALADGGRPYVVEGAEDPVAREREDVETSLHWTKRFLDQEGLT
- a CDS encoding sugar phosphate isomerase/epimerase family protein, whose amino-acid sequence is MLRIGLNPYGLAYAVGLQGAGTPRANPSPVGLEGFLALARETQAACVEVHAPWLDGAPAARARVRDACTALGATAVLSTGLTHEPGETLETAIAHARAVGSSLIRLGLTPVLEGSRDRWGSRWHVLVAHARETLGREAPRAADAGVTIAIEDHQDFGSEELVEMAESAGPNVGIVFDTGNPFAVGEDPVAFARRAAHRIRHVHLKDYVAQFTDEGYRLIRCAIGEGAVPFAELRGVLQAAQPVLTASIEPGALEARHIRLFTPDWWNGYPRRAAAELAAAIGRLRQGRLPEGDPSTTPWERHASPEEIVAYELNQVRRSVQRMTAFAWEQP
- a CDS encoding DUF488 domain-containing protein; translation: MTPSVFTVGHSTRSIDAFAAILRQAGVTRIADVRAFPASKRHPQFNSSALAAALEDAGIDYHQLPALGGRRTAKKSGASRNGLWKVEAFRNYADYAETPAFAEALDALEALARERPTAFMCAEAVWWQCHRRLIADYMLARGWMVIHLLAPGKRQDAILTPGAVVERDGTIAYPPSQPGLLP
- the ligD gene encoding non-homologous end-joining DNA ligase, giving the protein MITHPEKVLFPEDGITKGEVAAYYEAIAPVLLPHIRNRPVTLERYPAGIDKKGFWQKDVSKGFPAWLERVEVPKKGGVVHHALVTDVRSLMWVVNQNTITPHVWTSRVPDLDHADILVFDLDPPDDRKPDLLRAAAVGLRDLLEELGLPSWIKTTGSKGFHICVPLDAKTDKGKAAGFAHAVGRLLVSRHPRELTLEFYKDDRAGRILVDTGRNDYSATFAAAYAVRPKNGAPVSAPCTWEEAISGEVGPQSFTLGNVPARVERIGDVWADMRRRRRSLRPAIEKLRKLTTENHG
- a CDS encoding 3-oxoacyl-ACP reductase family protein; this translates as MQMGPSLEGRAALVTGGATGIGRTIGQCLAREGCRVAVNYIGGREQADEAVRELRELGVAAMALEADVRSAIEVRAMFAAAVDAFGRLDVLVNNAAVQTDGAFLDVTESDWDRVIDTNLKGTFLCTQAAARHMTKSGGSIVNIGSGCNYVPFPTLVAYTASKGGVEMLTKVAALSLAPQQIRVNCVAPGAILVERTSRELSDYAGQFARITPMGRVGLPEDVAAAVVFLATDAARFITGQTISVDGGLFMQPPRLT